The Panicum hallii strain FIL2 chromosome 9, PHallii_v3.1, whole genome shotgun sequence genome has a window encoding:
- the LOC112874160 gene encoding uncharacterized protein LOC112874160 isoform X3: protein MVVLSRPRGGGSSLAKPQPPKLSVPPPLNLPSLRKEHERFDGAGAAAGGGVASAPPRSGGPAAGWTKPAPASEKPPGSAALPGGAARPPSYGFVEKTVVLRGEDFPSLKAAVAPPTPPQPAQRQKDTDGARLATPEARPGSLAMRPQGTPSRATEPLASAGGLGAGGRASAERLQKPDLGPLPMVRLRYDSEWADDERDTGLSLPERDSRERGFGRTEAMVPGRDLYGAVREPFKKEPFGRDVAATNKEAVQDGLWRSPMSNQHDRDRTDGRPYSGGRGSSVQLYRESIAAGGSKDMWNNNREPPMRANGQNGVEQFGTTRVGETASDRFGDSSNNWPRLNSFQNNVGSKAQPFATNKGPLINDPVAKFGREKRHTGSPVKPLIEDGGFDSISAVSLTAIKKKKEAAKPADFHDPVRESFEAELDRILRVQEQERQRVMEEQARAREIARKQEEERERLIREEEERQRLVEEQAKQAAWQAEQERLEAARRAEEQRIAREEEKKRIALEEERRREAAHKKLLELEARIARRQAESNIGSARGGQLTVNDELTPGDFKDRDLPCSANFGGRKDIDRISEHINTSAPLESSSVNRYNETVPRVHTLDGHSSLIDRENAYYGSRAAFPEQENAHHSPRRDPFAARRGNFPKKDLNDGFGNVSVRPSSRGRTTDSPWAMEDFRHEKVPRWDGTREIDRFDKQSDFDTELFNSDRFGDAAWLPSSSHESPNAQQGDRMFQSPDFNEFSAFTRPRYSMRQPHVPPPPTVTSVNRSSVGASAQRLNSSFMDGGMGENSGRDDEQIMQGQYGSAYQEASRHRGIRPDHINEHQIEDRKSPVLGSQSSLSVSSPPSSPPHVSHDEMDVSGDSPALPTSADGERTMLSDNDHAVLTLDAASASRIAALGVSHLEDDEWSSENNDVRQKQDEYDEDDESYQEDEINEADGENLDLDDEFLEEQNTPVELEPVILGFDEGVQVEIPSNSELELASMRSAERTIGVHLSSGVAEQDDASGSVVHSDPVTEAEKTLQALTLDRVNALTEDSNGKRSSSLVTPASSSQLPQASSAAAIMSSASAVVGQNEVPVSLQFGLFTGPPLIPTPVPAIQIGSIQMPIHLHNQINPSLAHIRPSTTPLYQFGQLRYGRPIAPSAHSQAIPPAYSSVPAQHTLNQNASSVLPELMDQDTHQNVPNQGVSSTFINKSAAPTAKLPLVMGDSNSQYLSTSANNQTAAAEGSHGQVDSQPIGGTTPSERDQDLSLNRNCKPTSDNIESSQFGLEGRVLNGPKAPGAVSAGRGRRYGYAVKDINMRSTGSVVDPSHKDPRGGFQRRTRRNVRRTEFRVRENVEKNQSEASESFAHGEQDERPYSNGTARDFPVRNANRKELDTNKSSRINEGNDHSASFRSTHKAPYERSHGGNKKSRTGAIPEGDTTLLQAGAVRVVKQQGIEVPVDADGFIEVRSKRHIMSVRREQREKENRSKMRMTKAPRKQHNSLQSSVAPNVNKRTATLGGEVAKKVSLDSAITIEGRIADYTESTVANNSMNPIGPPSTSAETHTNCYTNQTIQIQASSDLVTSSPSAKLVSGLSEDNNKGTSINTPFNMVSWDNSQMNQQVMPLTQTQLEEAMRPAKFEQQAGSSFSLESNNALPPTVTTEKAFPSSASPINSLLAGEKIQFGAVTSPTMLPTVSRTVSSGLGAPGSSRPDMKIDRGLPSENSGPDKVNSKELCPNTEDVEAEAEAAASAVAVAAICTDDGSPADATTASAPDNKSFSSKDLSGLTSGGAITGQASQSSTEEPLSVALPADLSVDTPSMSLWPPLASPQASGPMLSQFPGAQPSHFSCFDMNTILGGHIFAFGPSDESAGSQGQHPQRSNAVPSAPLGAWPQCHSGVDSFYRPPTGFAGPFITPGGIPGVQGPPHMVVYNHFAPVGQFGQMGLGFMGATYIPGDKQPDWKQNQGTPVVGVSQSDPNNQNMVSGQVNPPSVPTPVQHLRPTSIMPIPSPLTMFDIAPFQASTDIQMQTCWPHMPVPPLHSVPLSVPLQQHPVEGTAAQQFVHTVPVDNKASTNNRFQEPSASTAPSDGSKTFPNAAAAQFTDGLGLVEQPTSSNSSSQTVQPSSFGQAGVISNEVSTSAKVMVRATPLKVNPGTVAGVASNPNGCQVTNMPSKTHQSSLSSDQQYHHPVNNQDRRARATQKTGTSNEWQRRSGYQGRNQGSGSDRGPGTGRMKQIYVAKPSATSGHAPSG from the exons ATGGTGGTGCTCTCCCGCCCGCGCGGGGGCGGCTCCTCCCTcgccaagccgcagccgccaaaGCTCTCCGTCCCGCCGCCGCTGAACCTCCCGTCGCTACGCAAGGAGCACGAGCGCTTCGACGGCGCAGGTGCCGCGGCGGGGGGCGGGGTCGCCTCGGCTCCGCCCCGATCCGGCGGACCTGCCGCCGGTTGGACCAAGCCGGCCCCGGCGTCTGAGAAGCCTCCAGGCTCCGCGGCGCTCCCCGGCGGGGCCGCCAGGCCACCATCCTATGGCTTCGTGGAGAAAACAGTCGTCTTGCGAGGGGAGGACTTCCCGTCCTTGAAAGCAGCTGTCGCTCCGCCAACACCTCCGCAGCCTGCGCAGCGGCAGAAGGACACTGATGGGGCACGGCTTGCCACACCTGAGGCGCGGCCTGGGTCCCTTGCGATGCGGCCGCAGGGAACGCCCTCGCGCGCCACTGAGCCACTGGCCTCTGCTGGCGGATtgggagctggtggacgtgcTTCTGCGGAGAGGCTGCAGAAGCCTGATCTGGGGCCGCTTCCGATGGTCCGGCTCAGGTATGATTCTGAGTGGGCTGATGACGAGCGTGACACAGGGCTCAGCCTTCCAGAGCGGGACAGCAGGGAGAGGGGATTTGGCAGGACTGAGGCCATGGTTCCAGGACGCGACCTTTACGGGGCAGTGAGGGAGCCCTTCAAAAAGGAGCCATTTGGGAGAGATGTGGCTGCAACAAATAAAGAGGCTGTCCAGGACGGGTTGTGGCGATCTCCTATGTCAAATCAACACGATAGAGATCGAACAGACGGCCGACCATATAGTGGAGGCAGAGGAAGCAGTGTACAATTGTATCGGGAAAGCATAGCTGCCGGAGGCTCCAAGGATATGTGGAATAATAATAGGGAGCCTCCTATGCGTGCCAATGGACAGAATGGGGTCGAACAATTTGGAACCACACGTGTTGGGGAAACTGCCAGTGACCGTTTTGGTGACAGTTCAAATAATTGGCCTAGGTTGAATTCTTTCCAGAACAATGTTGGTTCGAAGGCGCAGCCTTTTGCTACTAATAAAGGGCCTTTAATTAATGATCCGGTGGCAAAGTTTGGTAGGGAGAAGCGGCACACTGGTTCCCCTGTTAAACCTTTAATAGAAGATGGTGGTTTTGATAGCATTTCTGCCGTTAGTTTGACTGCAATAAAGAAGAAAAAAGAAGCAGCCAAACCAGCTGATTTTCATGACCCAGTAAGGGAGTCGTTTGAGGCAGAGCTTGATAGGATATTGAGGGTACAGGAGCAGGAAAGACAACGGGTAATGGAAGAACAGGCAAGGGCCAGAGAAATTGCCCGGAAGCAAGAGGAGGAGCGGGAGAGGCTGATAAGAGAAGAGGAGGAGAGGCAGCGTCTGGTGGAGGAACAGGCAAAGCAGGCTGCTTGGCAGGCTGAGCAAGAGAGGCTGGAAGCTGCCAGAAGAGCTGAGGAGCAAAGAATCGCCAGGGAGGAGGAAAAGAAGAGAATTGCCTTGGAGGAGGAGCGGCGTAGGGAGGCAGCACATAAAAAACTCCTAGAGTTAGAGGCAAGAATAGCTAGGAGGCAAGCGGAATCAAACATTGGTAGTGCAAGAGGCGGGCAACTTACTGTCAATGATGAATTGACTCCTGGAGACTTCAAGGATAGGGATTTGCCATGCTCTGCTAACTTTGGTGGCAGAAAGGATATCGACAGAATAAGCGAACACATCAATACCTCGGCTCCACTGGAGTCCTCTAGTGTCAACAGGTACAATGAGACAGTTCCAAGGGTGCACACTCTGGATGGACACTCTTCACTTATTGACAGAGAAAATGCATACTATGGTTCAAGGGCTGCTTTTCCAGAACAAGAGAATGCTCATCACAGTCCACGGCGTGACCCTTTTGCTGCAAGGAGGGGAAATTTCCCTAAGAAAGATCTTAATGATGGATTTGGGAATGTGTCGGTTAGGCCATCTTCAAGAGGTCGAACAACTGACTCTCCTTGGGCAATGGAAGACTTCCGTCATGAAAAGGTTCCACGGTGGGATGGAACTAGGGAGATTGACCGTTTTGACAAGCAATCTGACTTTGACACTGAGCTTTTTAACAGTGACAGGTTTGGAGATGCGGCTTGGCTGCCTAGTAGTTCTCATGAAAGCCCCAATGCTCAACAAGGAGATAGGATGTTTCAGAGTCCTGATTTTAATGAATTCTCTGCTTTTACCAGACCCCGTTACTCTATGCGACAACCACATGTTCCCCCACCACCAACTGTGACCTCAGTGAACAGAAGTTCAGTCGGTGCTTCTGCTCAACGTCTCAATTCATCCTTCATGGATGGTGGGATGGGAGAGAATTCTGGTAGAGATGATGAGCAAATTATGCAGGGTCAGTATGGAAGTGCATACCAAGAGGCATCTCGCCATCGTGGGATACGACCTGACCACATTAATGAACACCAAATCGAGGATAGAAAAAGCCCTGTATTGGGTTCACAATCTTCTCTTTCTGTTTCAAGCCCTCCTAGCTCACCTCCACATGTTTCACATGACGAGATGGATGTATCTGGCGATTCGCCTGCATTGCCGACTTCTGCTGATGGTGAACGAACAATGCTATCTGACAATGACCATGCAGTGCTGACTCTAGACGCAGCCAGTGCAAGCAGAATCGCTGCATTAGGAGTGTCCCACTTGGAGGATGATGAATGGTCAAGTGAAAACAATGATGTTAGGCAAAAACAGGATGAATACGATGAAGACGATGAGAGCTACCAggaagatgaaatcaacgaaGCTGATGGTGAGAACCTAGACTTGGACGATGAGTTCTTGGAGGAGCAGAATACACCCGTAGAACTGGAACCAGTTATACTTGGATTTGATGAGGGTGTGCAGGTTGAAATTCCCTCAAATAGCGAACTTGAACTAGCTTCTATGAGGAGCGCTGAAAGGACAATTGGGGTACATTTAAGCTCAGGTGTTGCAGAGCAAGATGATGCCAGTGGTTCAGTTGTCCATTCTGACCCTGTTACTGAAGCAGAGAAAACACTGCAGGCATTGACTCTTGATCGTGTAAATGCCCTGACAGAAGACAGTAATGGAAAGCGATCCAGTAGCTTAGTGACACCTGCTTCAAGTTCCCAGTTACCTCAGGCATCTTCAGCAGCTGCTATTATGTCGTCAGCTTCAGCAGTAGTTGGGCAGAATGAAGTACCTGTTAGCCTCCAGTTTGGTTTGTTTACAGGGCCTCCTCTAATACCAACTCCGGTTCCAGCCATCCAGATTGGTTCCATACAGATGCCAATCCATCTCCACAACCAGATTAACCCATCCCTGGCCCATATACGCCCTTCAACAACCCCTTTATATCAGTTTGGCCAGTTGAGGTATGGCCGCCCTATTGCTCCAAGTGCACATTCTCAGGCCATCCCACCTGCATATTCTTCTGTACCAGCTCAGCATACATTGAATCAGAATGCTTCCAGTGTTCTACCTGAGTTAATGGATCAAGATACACACCAGAATGTTCCAAATCAGGGAGTCTCATCTACCTTTATCAATAAATCAGCAGCACCTACAGCCAAGCTTCCACTTGTAATGGGCGATTCAAATTCTCAGTATCTCAGCACTTCTGCAAACAACCAGACAGCTGCTGCGGAGGGATCTCATGGCCAGGTGGACAGCCAGCCTATTGGAGGTACAACTCCCAGTGAGAGGGATCAGGATCTCTCTTTGAACAGGAATTGCAAACCTACCTCCGACAACATAGAATCTTCTCAGTTCGGTTTGGAGGGGAGAGTCTTGAATGGTCCAAAGGCTCCAGGTGCTGTCTCTGCTGGAAGGGGGAGGAGATATGGATATGCTGTTAAAGACATTAACATGAGATCAACTGGTTCAGTTGTTGACCCTTCTCATAAAGATCCCAGAGGAGGATTCCAGAGGCGGACTCGTAGGAATGTAAGAAGAACTGAGTTTAGAGTTCGGGAAAACGTCGAGAAGAACCAAAGCGAAGCTTCTGAGTCATTTGCCCATGGTGAACAGGATGAGAGGCCATACTCCAACGGAACAGCAAGAGATTTTCCAGTGAGAAATGCTAACAGAAAGGAACTTGATACAAATAAGTCATCCAGGATAAATGAAGGAAATGATCATAGTGCCTCATTTAGAAGCACACACAAGGCTCCTTATGAAAGATCACATGGTGGGAACAAGAAATCCAGAACAGGTGCTATTCCTGAAGGAGATACTACCTTGTTGCAAGCTGGAGCTGTGCGTGTTGTTAAGCAGCAAGGTATTGAGGTCCCTGTTGACGCAGATGGCTTCATTGAAGTAAGGTCCAAGAGGCACATCATGAGTGTCAGGCGAGAACAGAGGGAGAAGGAAAATAGATCCAAAATGAGGATGACAAAG GCTCCCCGCAAACAGCATAATTCTCTACAGAGTTCGGTTGCTCCTAACGTGAATAAACGGACTGCTACTTTGGGTGGAGAAGTTGCAAAGAAAGTTTCTTTGGATTCTGCCATCACAATAGAAGGAAGGATTGCTGACTATACTGAATCAACAGTTGCTAACAATTCTATGAACCCCATTGGGCCACCTTCAACCAGCGCAGAAACTCATACAAACTGCTACACCAATCA GACTATCCAAATCCAGGCATCCTCTGACTTGGTCACCTCCAGTCCTTCTGCAAAGCTTGTGAGTGGCTTATCGGAAGACAACAATAAAGGGACATCCATCAATACTCCATTTAACATGGTTTCCTGGGATAATTCACAAATGAACCAGCAG GTTATGCCATTAACTCAAACACAACTTGAAGAAGCTATGAGACCAGCTAAATTTGAACAGCAGGCTGGTTCCAGCTTTTCTTTGGAGTCCAACAATGCATTGCCTCCAACAGTAACCACAGAAAAGGCGTTCCCTTCATCTGCTAGTCCTATTAACTCCCTTCTGGCTGGCGAGAAAATTCAATTTG GGGCAGTAACGTCACCAACCATGCTACCCACAGTCAGCCGAACTGTTTCAAGTGGTCTTGGAGCTCCAGGTTCATCTAGGCCTGATATGAAGATTGATCGAGGCTTGCCTAGTGAGAACAGTGGTCCTGATAAGGTGAATTCTAAGGAATTATGTCCCAATACAGAGGATGTGGAAGCAGAAGCTGAAGCAGCTGCTTCTGCTGTGGCTGTGGCAGCTATTTGTACTGATGATGGGTCTCCAGCTGATGCAACTACAGCATCTGCTCCAGACAACAAGAGCTTTAGCAGCAAGGATCTTAGTGGGTTAACATCAGGAG GGGCAATAACAGGCCAAGCCAGTCAATCATCCACGGAAGAGCCGCTCTCAGTTGCTCTTCCTGCAGACTTATCAGTTGATACTCCATCCATGTCCCTTTGGCCTCCTCTAGCCAGTCCACAAGCATCAGGGCCAATGCTTTCTCAGTTTCCTGGTGCACAGCCATCCCACTTTTCCTGCTTTGATATGAATACGATTTTAGGAGGGCACATTTTTGCATTTGGGCCGAGTGATGAATCTGCTGGCTCTCAGGGTCAGCACCCTCAAAGAAGCAATGCCGTGCCTTCAGCACCATTGGGAGCTTGGCCGCAATGCCATTCTGGGGTAGACTCTTTCTACCGTCCACCAACTGGGTTTGCCGGACCTTTCATTACTCCAGGAGGAATCCCAGGTGTGCAAGGTCCTCCACATATGGTGGTCTATAACCACTTCGCTCCAGTGGGGCAGTTTGGTCAAATGGGCCTTGGTTTCATGGGAGCCACGTATATCCCTGGTGACAAGCAGCCTGATTGGAAGCAAAACCAAGGAACACCTGTTGTTGGTGTAAGCCAGAGTGATCCAAACAACCAAAATATGGTGTCTGGTCAAGTCAACCCTCCCAGTGTTCCTACTCCAGTGCAGCATCTACGCCCAACTTCTATCATGCCAATCCCATCTCCACTGACCATGTTTGACATTGCTCCTTTCCAG GCGTCCACAGACATACAGATGCAAACATGTTGGCCACATATGCCTGTACCGCCTCTACACTCTGTTCCATTATCAGTGCCACTTCAGCAGCATCCAGTAGAGGGTACAGCCGCACAGCAGTTTGTTCATACTGTTCCAGTAGACAACAAGGCTAGTACAAATAACCGATTCCAGGAGCCCTCTGCTTCTACCGCGCCATCAGATGGCAGCAAGACCTTCCCAAATGCAGCTGCTGCTCAGTTCACAGATGGGTTGGGTCTTGTCGAACAACCAACCTCCAGTAATTCAAGCTCCCAAACTGTTCAGCCTTCTTCATTTGGCCAGGCAGGCGTGATCAGCAATGAAGTCTCAACCAGTGCCAAAGTCATGGTTAGAGCGACCCCATTGAAAGTAAACCCTGGGACTGTAGCAGGGGTGGCTAGCAACCCCAACGGGTGCCAGGTCACCAACATGCCTTCCAAGACCCATCAATCGTCATTGTCATCAGACCAGCAGTACCATCATCCAGTTAACAATCAGGATCGCAGGGCCCGTGCGACCCAAAAGACTGGTACTAGCAACGAGTGGCAGCGGCGATCAGGATACCAGGGGAGGAATCAAGGTTCTGGTTCTGACAGGGGCCCAGGCACTGGTAGGATGAAGCAGATCTACGTCGCCAAGCCCTCAGCTACAAGTGGCCATGCCCCATCAGGCTAG